Proteins encoded in a region of the Podarcis muralis chromosome 4, rPodMur119.hap1.1, whole genome shotgun sequence genome:
- the C4H2orf49 gene encoding ashwin isoform X1 encodes MAALGSRERSAGEGGSGARADSDLLLHPELLSQEFLLLTLEQKNIPVEDEVKISKDGLTDLYVQHVIPLPQRELPKTRWGKLMEKKRGQQVFKHEVKSTAPVESLRKRPLIVFDGSSTSTSIKVRKTENGAIDSLKLLTARSTSTTCKGLTVPSNSSACVSVSTFSPDIKVGSRIHEAKQNNIIVDNNMAPGERSPPLVPLTGTTVVKLKRAAPKEESDASNGLKSPESKKKIQHVKWP; translated from the exons ATGGCGGCGCTCGGGTCCCGAGAGCGCTCTGCGGGGGAGGGAGGCAGCGGCGCGCGGGCGGACTCGGACCTCTTGCTGCACCCGGAGCTGCTCTCGCAGGAATTCCTCCTGCTGACGCTGGAGCAG AAGAACATCCCAGTTGAAGATGAAGTGAAGATCAGTAAAGATGGCCTTACTGATCTCTATGTTCAACATGTCATACCATTGCCTCAACGTGAGTTACCAAAAACTAGATGGGGAAAGttgatggaaaagaaaagaggtcAGCAGGTGTTCAAGCATGAGGTCAAAAG CACTGCTCCAGTGGAAAGTCTACGGAAACGACCACTCATTGTGTTCGATGGTAGCTCAACAAGTACAAGCATAAAAGTGAGGAAGACTGAGAATGGGGCTATTGATAGTCTAAAACTCCTTACAGCTAGAAGCACCAGCACTACTTGTAAGGGACTGACCGTTCCTTCAAATTCTTCAGCTTGTGTGTCTGTCTCCACTTTTTCACCGGACATTAAAGTGGGATCCAGGATTCACGAAGCTAAGCAGAATAATATTATCGTCGATAACAATATGGCACCTGGTGAGAGGTCACCCCCATTGGTGCCTTTAACAGGAACTACTGTTGTGAAATTAAAGAGAGCTGCTCCGAAAGAAGAATCTGATGCATCC AACGGTCTAAAGTCTCCAGAATCGAAAAAGAAGATCCAGCATGTGAAATGGCCATGA
- the C4H2orf49 gene encoding ashwin isoform X2, giving the protein MMIQKIIMKKNIPVEDEVKISKDGLTDLYVQHVIPLPQRELPKTRWGKLMEKKRGQQVFKHEVKSTAPVESLRKRPLIVFDGSSTSTSIKVRKTENGAIDSLKLLTARSTSTTCKGLTVPSNSSACVSVSTFSPDIKVGSRIHEAKQNNIIVDNNMAPGERSPPLVPLTGTTVVKLKRAAPKEESDASNGLKSPESKKKIQHVKWP; this is encoded by the exons ATGAtgattcaaaaaataataatgaag AAGAACATCCCAGTTGAAGATGAAGTGAAGATCAGTAAAGATGGCCTTACTGATCTCTATGTTCAACATGTCATACCATTGCCTCAACGTGAGTTACCAAAAACTAGATGGGGAAAGttgatggaaaagaaaagaggtcAGCAGGTGTTCAAGCATGAGGTCAAAAG CACTGCTCCAGTGGAAAGTCTACGGAAACGACCACTCATTGTGTTCGATGGTAGCTCAACAAGTACAAGCATAAAAGTGAGGAAGACTGAGAATGGGGCTATTGATAGTCTAAAACTCCTTACAGCTAGAAGCACCAGCACTACTTGTAAGGGACTGACCGTTCCTTCAAATTCTTCAGCTTGTGTGTCTGTCTCCACTTTTTCACCGGACATTAAAGTGGGATCCAGGATTCACGAAGCTAAGCAGAATAATATTATCGTCGATAACAATATGGCACCTGGTGAGAGGTCACCCCCATTGGTGCCTTTAACAGGAACTACTGTTGTGAAATTAAAGAGAGCTGCTCCGAAAGAAGAATCTGATGCATCC AACGGTCTAAAGTCTCCAGAATCGAAAAAGAAGATCCAGCATGTGAAATGGCCATGA
- the FHL2 gene encoding four and a half LIM domains protein 2: MTERFDCHYCKETLFGKKYILREDSPYCIKCYDSLYSNTCEECKKPIGCDCKDLSYKDRHWHETCFHCFQCKNSLVDKPFAAKEEHLLCTECYSNEYSSKCSECKKTIMPGTRKMEYKGNSWHETCFICHRCQQPIGTKSFIPKDSQNFCVPCYEKQFAMQCVQCKKPITTGGITYREQPWHKECFVCTGCKKQLSGQRFTSRDEFAYCLNCYCSLYAKKCAGCTNPISGLGGTKYISFEERQWHNDCFNCKKCSLSLVGRGFLTERDDILCPECGKDI; encoded by the exons ATGACAGAGCGCTTTGACTGCCACTATTGCAAGGAGACACTGTTTGGCAAGAAGTACATTTTGAGGGAGGACAGCCCCTACTGCATCAAGTGCTACGACAGCCTGTACTCCAACACATGCGAGGAATGCAAAAAGCCGATTGGCTGCGACTGCAAG GATCTGTCCTACAAGGACCGGCACTGGCACGAAACTTGCTTCCACTGCTTCCAGTGCAAGAACTCGCTGGTGGACAAACCTTTCGCAGCAAAAGAAGAACATCTTCTCTGCACGGAATGCTACTCCAATGAATACTCCTCCAAGTGTAGTGAGTGCAAGAAGACCATCATGCCAG GTACCCGCAAGATGGAATATAAAGGAAACAGCTGGCATGAGACCTGCTTTATCTGCCATCGGTGCCAACAGCCAATCGGAACAAAGAGTTTCATTCCCAAAGACAGTCAAAATTTCTGCGTGCCCTGCTACGAAAAGCAGTTTGCTATGCAGTGTGTCCAGTGCAAGAAG CCAATTACTACAGGAGGAATTACTTACCGGGAGCAGCCGTGGCACAAGGAGTGTTTTGTGTGCACCGGGTGCAAAAAACAGCTCTCTGGGCAACGCTTTACTTCCCGGGATGAGTTTGCCTACTGTTTGAACTGCTACTGCAGCCTCTATGCCAAGAAGTGTGCAGGATGCACCAATCCAATCAGTG GACTTGGAGGAACCAAGTACATCTCCTTTGAGGAACGCCAGTGGCACAACGATTGCTTCAACTGCAAGAAGTGCTCCCTGTCGTTGGTGGGCCGCGGTTTCCTCACAGAAAGGGATGACATCCTGTGTCCTGAGTGTGGGAAGGACATTTAA